In Palleronia sp. LCG004, a single window of DNA contains:
- the rplT gene encoding 50S ribosomal protein L20, whose amino-acid sequence MARVKGGTVTHARHKKITKAAKGYYGRRKNVFKTATQAVDKANQYATRDRKNRKRNFRALWIQRINAAVRLNDETMTYSRFINGLSLAGIEVDRKVLADLAVHEPEAFSAIVDQAKGALAA is encoded by the coding sequence ATGGCACGCGTCAAAGGTGGGACCGTCACCCACGCCCGTCACAAGAAGATCACGAAGGCCGCGAAAGGCTATTACGGCCGTCGCAAGAACGTCTTCAAGACCGCCACGCAGGCCGTCGACAAGGCCAACCAGTATGCGACCCGCGACCGCAAGAACCGCAAGCGCAATTTCCGCGCCCTGTGGATCCAGCGGATCAACGCGGCGGTACGTTTGAACGACGAGACGATGACCTATTCGCGCTTCATCAACGGCCTGTCGCTCGCCGGGATCGAGGTGGACCGCAAGGTTCTCGCCGATCTCGCCGTGCACGAGCCCGAGGCGTTCTCGGCGATCGTCGATCAGGCAAAGGGTGCGCTCGCCGCCTGA
- a CDS encoding prephenate/arogenate dehydrogenase family protein, whose product MSRLYDRVALIGLGLIAGSMALAMKRGGLAGEIVGHARSAETMKVAMERGLCDRVCDTPEEAVADADLVVLAVPVGAMSEIAARIGPHLKPDATVTDVGSVKRAVIDAVAPHIPEGVVFIPGHPLAGTEQSGPSSGFAELFRNRFALLIDEGVPPEPLDRLAQLWKGMGAQVDVMDADHHDLVLAVTSHSPHLIAYTMVGVADDLSRVTDGEVIKYSAAGFRDFTRIAASDPTMWRDVFLNNREATLEILGRFTEELFALQRAIRTGDGDMLHDYFTRTRAIRRGIVEAGQDTGAPDFGRGQ is encoded by the coding sequence ATGAGCCGGCTCTACGATCGCGTCGCCCTGATCGGGCTGGGCCTCATCGCGGGGTCCATGGCGCTCGCCATGAAGCGGGGAGGCCTCGCGGGCGAGATCGTGGGCCATGCGCGCTCGGCCGAGACCATGAAGGTCGCGATGGAGCGGGGTCTCTGCGACCGGGTCTGCGACACGCCCGAAGAGGCCGTCGCCGATGCCGATCTGGTCGTTCTGGCCGTCCCGGTCGGTGCGATGTCCGAGATCGCCGCGCGGATCGGGCCGCATCTCAAGCCGGACGCGACCGTCACCGATGTCGGATCGGTGAAGCGCGCCGTGATCGATGCGGTCGCGCCGCATATTCCCGAAGGCGTGGTCTTCATTCCGGGCCATCCGCTCGCCGGGACCGAGCAATCGGGCCCGAGCTCCGGCTTTGCCGAGCTTTTTCGCAACCGTTTCGCGCTGCTGATCGACGAAGGCGTGCCGCCCGAACCGCTCGACCGGTTGGCCCAGCTCTGGAAGGGGATGGGCGCGCAGGTCGACGTGATGGATGCCGATCACCACGACCTCGTCCTCGCCGTGACGAGCCACTCGCCGCATCTCATCGCCTACACGATGGTCGGGGTGGCCGACGATCTGAGCCGCGTGACCGACGGCGAGGTCATCAAGTATTCCGCCGCGGGATTTCGCGATTTCACGCGCATCGCGGCGTCGGATCCCACGATGTGGCGCGACGTGTTCCTCAACAACCGCGAGGCGACGCTCGAGATCCTGGGCCGATTTACCGAGGAGCTCTTCGCGTTGCAGCGCGCCATCCGGACGGGCGACGGCGACATGCTCCACGACTATTTCACACGGACCCGCGCCATCCGTCGCGGCATCGTCGAGGCGGGTCAGGATACCGGCGCGCCCGATTTCGGACGGGGGCAATGA
- a CDS encoding dienelactone hydrolase family protein, protein MKTLSTISLLALTAAPALAEDVGYDVDGVEHTGYFAAADDGEAAGLVVLVHDWNGIDDFEREQADMMAAEGYDVFVVDMFGADTPTGTMEQNRAASSELGQDREKMRMLLQAGLDQAEQQSDADGMVVAGYCFGGGVALEMARSDFADRADGFGSFHGSLGLPEGQSYSPDAAPILIMHGGGDESQPLGSVYELMQTLEEAGATYTVEVYSGAPHGFTEPGDRYQERAATESWETFNDFLEDRLDNG, encoded by the coding sequence ATGAAGACGCTTTCAACCATATCCCTGCTCGCCCTTACGGCGGCTCCCGCGCTGGCCGAGGATGTCGGGTACGACGTCGACGGGGTCGAGCATACCGGCTATTTCGCCGCCGCGGATGACGGCGAGGCGGCCGGGCTGGTCGTGCTGGTCCACGACTGGAACGGCATCGACGATTTCGAGCGCGAGCAGGCCGACATGATGGCCGCCGAAGGCTACGATGTCTTCGTGGTCGACATGTTCGGGGCCGATACGCCGACCGGCACGATGGAGCAGAACCGTGCCGCATCGTCCGAACTGGGCCAGGACCGCGAGAAGATGCGCATGCTGTTGCAGGCCGGGCTCGACCAGGCGGAACAGCAATCCGATGCGGATGGCATGGTCGTCGCGGGGTATTGCTTCGGGGGCGGGGTCGCGCTCGAGATGGCGCGTTCGGATTTCGCGGACCGTGCAGACGGCTTCGGGTCGTTCCACGGGTCGCTCGGGCTGCCCGAGGGGCAGAGCTACTCCCCGGATGCGGCACCGATCCTGATCATGCATGGCGGCGGTGACGAGTCGCAACCGCTCGGCAGTGTGTATGAACTGATGCAGACCCTCGAGGAGGCCGGAGCGACCTATACGGTCGAGGTCTATTCCGGTGCGCCGCACGGGTTCACCGAACCGGGCGACCGCTATCAGGAACGTGCGGCGACCGAGAGCTGGGAGACCTTCAACGATTTCCTCGAAGATCGTCTCGATAACGGTTGA
- a CDS encoding DMT family transporter produces the protein MRFLGVAAIVAAAILWGTTGTVQALLPETRDPLAVGALRLVIGAAALAALALVQRTGLPRGLPLPGLLLAAGAIAGYNLLFFHAVTLAGVGIGTAVTIGSAPIWTSLYEFMVERRAPGRLRGAGQVLSIAGVALLGIAGGGVGSAPGIALALAAGACYASYSLATSRLSGQAPSTLVAATTFGLAAILAAPVLLIFPPVWLDTAVSWGAIAFLGIGATGLSYAFYTWGLGHVAASTAVTLALAEPVTAWLFATWIVGEPVTSRSLAGVGLILAGLALVAIVPRDQRQ, from the coding sequence ATGCGTTTCCTGGGCGTCGCGGCGATCGTCGCCGCGGCAATTCTCTGGGGGACGACCGGAACGGTGCAGGCCCTCCTGCCCGAAACACGCGATCCGCTGGCCGTGGGCGCGCTGCGGCTCGTCATCGGCGCGGCGGCTCTGGCGGCACTCGCTCTTGTCCAGCGGACCGGTCTGCCGCGCGGGTTGCCCCTGCCCGGCCTTCTGCTCGCCGCCGGCGCGATCGCGGGCTACAACCTCCTCTTCTTCCATGCGGTGACGCTGGCCGGTGTCGGGATCGGCACGGCCGTCACCATCGGCAGCGCGCCGATCTGGACCAGTCTCTACGAATTCATGGTGGAGCGGCGCGCGCCCGGTCGGCTGAGGGGGGCGGGACAGGTCCTGTCGATTGCGGGTGTCGCATTGCTGGGCATTGCGGGCGGAGGGGTCGGCTCGGCACCCGGGATCGCGCTCGCGCTGGCTGCGGGGGCCTGCTACGCAAGCTATTCGCTGGCGACCAGCCGGCTGTCCGGCCAGGCACCCTCGACCCTCGTCGCGGCGACGACCTTCGGCCTCGCCGCGATTCTCGCCGCACCCGTCCTTCTGATCTTTCCGCCCGTCTGGCTCGACACCGCGGTGTCGTGGGGGGCAATCGCCTTTCTCGGGATCGGTGCGACGGGACTGTCCTATGCGTTCTACACGTGGGGGCTGGGCCACGTGGCCGCATCGACGGCCGTGACCCTCGCGCTGGCAGAGCCCGTGACGGCATGGTTGTTCGCGACCTGGATCGTGGGCGAGCCCGTCACCTCACGCTCGCTCGCGGGCGTGGGTCTCATCCTTGCGGGTCTTGCCCTCGTGGCGATAGTGCCGCGCGATCAGCGGCAATAG
- the pheT gene encoding phenylalanine--tRNA ligase subunit beta gives MKFTLSWLRDHLETDAGVDEIAETLTDLGLEVEEVTDPAARLSDFTLGYVEAAEKHPDADRLRVCRVATDEGVKQIICGAPNAREGITVVVAKPGTYVPGIDTTIQVGKIRGVESYGMMASEREMELSDEHSGIIELPSGEVGQRFIDWLAQNDPTRIDPMIEIAITPNRQDALGVRGIARDLAARGLGTLRPAPEAEIAGSFPCPIGVSIDEDALPHAPHFTGRLIRGVKNGPSPAWLQARLKAIGLRPISALVDITNFFTFDRNRPLHVFDATRVTGDLRVHLASGGETLEALDERSYTFPAGSVAISDDNGVESIAGIMGGAPSGVDEETTDVFLESAWWDPVAIARTGRALKIISDARYRFERGVDPAFTRPGLDLATKMILDLCGGEASEVVEAGAPALQPRAYRLDTDRVQSLVGMEIAPETQRKTLEALGFTLDGDMAEVPSWRRDVHGEADLVEEVARMASLTKLAPQPMPREKPGVPAPILTPGQRAEQTARRTCAALGYNEVVSYSFIDRNAATLFDGGDDAAMLENPISSEMSHLRPSLLPGLLQAAARNMKRGQSDLALFEVGTAFSGGEPGEQAVEITGILTGRTGPKDVHGASRAIDTFDAKADVLAVLSALGAPAKTQILRGGAGWWHPGRHGRICLGPKKTLGVFGEIHPRILRELGIRADVVAFTIWPDEIPAARNQGHARSPLVLADLQAVERDFAFVVDADVEAATILNAAQGADKTLIEDVRVFDQFIGGSLGEGKKSLAITVRLQPRGETLKEAQIEAVSKAIVGKVEKATGGTLRG, from the coding sequence ATGAAATTCACCCTCTCCTGGCTCCGCGACCACCTCGAGACCGATGCGGGCGTCGACGAGATCGCCGAGACGCTGACCGATCTGGGGCTCGAGGTCGAAGAGGTCACGGACCCCGCCGCGCGCCTTTCGGACTTCACGCTCGGATATGTCGAGGCGGCGGAGAAGCATCCCGATGCCGACCGGCTCAGGGTCTGCCGCGTCGCGACCGACGAGGGCGTGAAACAGATCATCTGCGGTGCCCCCAACGCGCGGGAGGGGATCACGGTCGTCGTGGCCAAGCCCGGCACCTATGTCCCGGGCATCGACACGACCATCCAGGTCGGCAAGATCCGCGGCGTCGAAAGCTACGGCATGATGGCCTCCGAGCGCGAGATGGAGCTTTCGGACGAGCATTCGGGCATCATCGAATTGCCGTCGGGCGAGGTTGGCCAGAGGTTCATCGACTGGCTCGCCCAGAACGATCCCACCCGGATCGACCCGATGATCGAAATCGCGATCACGCCCAACCGGCAGGATGCGCTCGGCGTGCGCGGCATCGCCCGCGATCTGGCCGCGCGGGGCCTCGGCACGCTCAGGCCCGCGCCGGAAGCCGAGATCGCAGGCAGCTTCCCCTGCCCCATCGGCGTGTCCATCGACGAGGACGCGCTGCCGCACGCACCGCATTTCACGGGTCGGCTGATCCGCGGCGTCAAGAACGGCCCCTCCCCCGCCTGGCTGCAGGCGCGGCTCAAGGCGATCGGGCTCAGGCCGATCTCGGCGCTGGTCGACATCACCAACTTCTTCACCTTCGACCGCAACCGTCCGCTGCACGTCTTCGATGCGACGCGGGTGACGGGCGATCTGCGCGTGCATCTCGCATCGGGTGGCGAAACCCTCGAGGCGCTCGACGAACGGAGCTACACGTTCCCCGCGGGCAGCGTGGCGATCTCCGACGATAACGGCGTCGAATCGATTGCCGGGATCATGGGCGGCGCGCCATCCGGCGTTGACGAGGAAACGACCGACGTCTTCCTCGAATCGGCCTGGTGGGACCCGGTCGCGATCGCGCGGACGGGTCGTGCGTTGAAGATCATCTCGGACGCCCGGTACCGGTTCGAACGCGGCGTCGATCCCGCCTTCACCCGTCCGGGGCTCGATCTCGCGACGAAGATGATCCTCGATCTCTGCGGCGGCGAGGCCTCGGAGGTCGTCGAGGCCGGCGCGCCCGCGCTGCAGCCGCGTGCCTACCGACTCGATACGGACCGCGTTCAGAGCCTCGTCGGCATGGAAATCGCGCCTGAAACGCAGCGCAAGACACTCGAAGCCCTGGGATTCACCCTCGATGGCGACATGGCCGAGGTTCCGAGCTGGCGTCGCGACGTGCACGGCGAGGCCGATCTCGTCGAGGAGGTCGCGCGCATGGCCTCCCTCACGAAACTCGCCCCCCAGCCCATGCCGCGCGAAAAGCCCGGCGTCCCGGCACCTATTCTGACCCCCGGGCAACGCGCCGAACAGACCGCGCGCCGCACATGCGCCGCGCTCGGCTACAACGAAGTCGTGAGCTATTCCTTCATCGACCGGAATGCCGCGACGCTTTTCGATGGCGGAGACGACGCCGCGATGCTCGAGAACCCGATCTCGTCCGAGATGAGCCATCTGCGCCCCTCGCTGCTTCCGGGCCTGTTGCAGGCGGCGGCCCGCAACATGAAGCGCGGGCAATCCGATCTTGCGCTCTTCGAGGTCGGCACCGCCTTTTCGGGCGGTGAACCGGGCGAACAGGCGGTGGAGATCACCGGTATCCTGACGGGACGCACGGGCCCCAAGGATGTCCACGGCGCATCCCGCGCGATCGACACGTTCGACGCGAAGGCGGATGTGCTGGCCGTCCTCTCGGCACTTGGCGCGCCCGCGAAAACACAGATCCTGCGCGGCGGGGCGGGCTGGTGGCATCCCGGCCGGCACGGCCGCATCTGCCTCGGGCCGAAGAAGACCCTTGGGGTGTTCGGAGAGATCCATCCCAGGATCCTGCGCGAACTCGGCATCCGGGCTGACGTCGTGGCCTTCACGATCTGGCCCGACGAGATTCCGGCCGCCCGCAACCAGGGCCATGCACGATCCCCGCTCGTCCTTGCCGACCTGCAGGCGGTTGAGCGTGACTTCGCCTTCGTGGTGGATGCGGATGTCGAGGCGGCGACGATCCTCAACGCGGCGCAGGGGGCCGACAAGACCCTGATCGAGGACGTTCGCGTCTTCGACCAATTCATCGGCGGCAGCCTTGGCGAGGGCAAGAAATCCCTCGCCATCACGGTCCGCCTGCAGCCACGCGGCGAAACCCTGAAGGAGGCCCAGATCGAAGCGGTCTCGAAGGCGATCGTCGGAAAGGTTGAGAAGGCCACCGGCGGCACGTTGCGCGGCTGA
- the rpsD gene encoding 30S ribosomal protein S4, translating into MTKRTSAKYKIDRRMGENIWGRPKSPVNRREYGPGQHGQRRKGKMSDFGIQLRAKQKLKGYYGDLTEKQFRRIYAEAERRRGDTGEILIGLLEQRLDAVVYRAKFVATVFAARQFVNHGHVLVNGKRVNIPSFRVREGDVIEVRQKSKQLASVLEAVGLPERDVPDYMDVDHTKMTATFTRVPGLGDVPYPVQMEPNLVIEYYAQN; encoded by the coding sequence GTGACCAAACGCACGTCTGCCAAGTACAAGATCGACCGCCGCATGGGCGAGAACATCTGGGGACGCCCGAAATCCCCGGTGAACCGCCGCGAATACGGCCCCGGCCAGCACGGCCAGCGCCGCAAGGGCAAGATGTCCGATTTCGGCATCCAGCTTCGCGCCAAGCAGAAGCTCAAGGGCTATTACGGCGACCTGACCGAAAAGCAGTTCCGCCGCATCTATGCCGAGGCCGAGCGTCGCCGCGGCGATACCGGCGAGATCCTGATCGGCCTTCTCGAGCAGCGCCTCGACGCGGTCGTCTATCGCGCCAAGTTCGTCGCCACCGTCTTTGCCGCGCGCCAGTTCGTGAATCACGGCCATGTCCTCGTCAACGGCAAGCGGGTGAACATCCCCTCCTTCCGCGTCCGCGAGGGTGACGTCATCGAGGTCCGTCAGAAGTCGAAGCAGCTCGCCTCCGTTCTCGAGGCCGTCGGCCTGCCCGAGCGTGACGTGCCCGATTACATGGATGTCGATCACACCAAGATGACGGCGACCTTCACCCGCGTTCCGGGCCTGGGCGACGTGCCCTATCCGGTGCAGATGGAGCCGAACCTGGTCATCGAATATTACGCTCAGAACTGA
- a CDS encoding YfdX family protein — protein sequence MKHHRTSAAILAALFATTSLTTGIAMAEQAKMPQTEQSQTAQAGDTQQTSQSQSDQQQLKMSQNASYAVRDIQMARIALHQDSADQAKSLLQDAKSKLEDASGDAITPDMLKKDASGGGKVQGLDKLTDASYFAVGSNTMISESVSTRQQTGTDQNDQTADASSTTKQGQTGSDQQKADASQSTGSSEKGRTIFRVDEIDMVEVAALLPHDATVKAIDQALTEIDNSNLQQAEQQLASVSDSMVFATLTERATPSTSNVAPTDQGSTQSQSKS from the coding sequence ATGAAACACCATAGAACCTCCGCTGCGATCCTTGCGGCTCTCTTCGCGACGACATCTCTGACCACGGGCATCGCCATGGCAGAGCAGGCCAAGATGCCGCAGACCGAACAATCCCAGACCGCGCAGGCCGGCGATACGCAGCAGACCTCTCAGAGCCAGAGCGACCAGCAACAGCTCAAGATGTCCCAGAATGCATCCTACGCCGTTCGGGACATTCAGATGGCGCGGATCGCCTTGCATCAGGACAGCGCCGATCAGGCAAAGAGCTTGCTGCAGGACGCCAAGTCCAAGCTTGAGGACGCCTCGGGCGATGCAATCACCCCCGACATGCTGAAGAAAGACGCGTCCGGCGGCGGCAAGGTCCAGGGGCTCGACAAGCTCACGGACGCCTCGTACTTCGCCGTGGGCAGCAACACGATGATCTCCGAATCCGTGAGCACTCGCCAGCAGACCGGCACCGACCAGAACGACCAGACGGCCGATGCCTCGTCGACCACGAAGCAGGGCCAGACCGGGTCCGATCAGCAGAAGGCGGATGCCTCGCAATCGACGGGTTCGTCCGAGAAGGGCCGCACGATCTTCCGCGTGGACGAGATCGACATGGTCGAGGTCGCGGCACTGCTGCCTCACGATGCGACGGTCAAGGCGATCGACCAGGCCCTGACCGAGATCGACAACAGCAACCTGCAGCAGGCGGAACAGCAGCTTGCCTCGGTCTCGGACAGCATGGTCTTCGCGACACTGACCGAGCGCGCGACGCCCAGCACGTCGAATGTTGCGCCGACGGATCAGGGCAGCACCCAGTCGCAGTCCAAATCGTAA
- the hisC gene encoding histidinol-phosphate transaminase has protein sequence MTHAIEPKAGIMEIALYQGGASRAPGVSDVVKLSSNENPHGPPESAREALRKTAHLLHRYPSTDHASLRQAIGEVHGLDPERIICGAGSDELIHMICQAYTGPGTEVIHTEHGFAMYRISSLASGATPVEVREHERKVDVDAILDAVNFRTRLVFIANPANPTGTMLGSNEMGRLAAELPDHVLLVLDGAYAEYVDGYDGGAKLVDKRENVVMTRTFSKIYGLGGLRVGWAYGPAHVIDVLNRVRGPFNLGEAQLAAAEAAVRDRDFVDRCRAENARMRTWMAKALAELGVMSDTSTANFILARFDSPAEAERCEAHLRADGLLVRNVGGYKLPNCLRITVGDEASCRRVVHSIAKFKGQD, from the coding sequence ATGACCCACGCTATCGAGCCGAAAGCCGGCATCATGGAAATCGCGCTCTATCAGGGTGGCGCAAGCCGCGCCCCGGGCGTGAGCGACGTGGTGAAGCTGTCGAGCAACGAAAACCCGCACGGCCCGCCCGAATCGGCGCGGGAGGCGCTGAGGAAGACGGCGCACCTGCTGCACCGCTATCCCTCCACCGACCATGCGAGCCTGCGACAGGCGATCGGCGAGGTGCACGGGCTCGACCCCGAGCGGATCATCTGCGGGGCGGGCAGCGACGAGCTCATCCACATGATCTGCCAGGCCTATACCGGACCGGGCACCGAGGTGATCCATACCGAGCACGGCTTCGCGATGTATCGCATCAGTTCGCTCGCCTCCGGGGCCACGCCGGTGGAGGTGCGCGAGCACGAGCGCAAGGTCGATGTCGATGCGATCCTCGACGCGGTCAACTTTCGCACGCGGCTGGTCTTCATCGCGAACCCGGCCAATCCCACCGGCACGATGCTCGGCAGCAACGAGATGGGTCGGCTCGCGGCGGAGTTGCCCGATCATGTGCTTCTCGTGCTCGACGGGGCCTATGCCGAATATGTCGACGGCTATGACGGCGGTGCCAAGCTGGTCGACAAGCGCGAGAACGTCGTGATGACGCGGACGTTTTCCAAGATCTACGGTCTCGGCGGTCTGCGCGTCGGCTGGGCCTACGGTCCGGCGCATGTGATCGACGTGCTCAACCGCGTTCGCGGACCCTTCAATCTGGGCGAGGCGCAGCTTGCCGCCGCCGAGGCGGCCGTGCGGGACCGCGACTTCGTCGACCGCTGCCGGGCCGAGAATGCCCGCATGCGGACCTGGATGGCCAAGGCACTGGCCGAGCTTGGCGTGATGTCCGATACCTCGACGGCGAATTTCATCCTGGCCCGGTTCGACAGCCCGGCGGAGGCCGAAAGATGCGAGGCCCATCTTCGTGCCGACGGTCTGCTGGTCCGGAATGTCGGTGGCTACAAGCTGCCCAATTGCCTGCGTATCACCGTGGGCGACGAGGCATCGTGCCGCCGGGTCGTCCATTCCATCGCCAAGTTCAAGGGACAGGATTGA
- the pheS gene encoding phenylalanine--tRNA ligase subunit alpha translates to MDELRTKYLPLIDAAQDEAALEELRLAAIGKKGEVSLAMRSLGKMSAEERQEAGPRLNALKDEITSAIAAKKAALADAALDARLSEEWLDVTLPGRGGARGVAEGSVHPVSQVWEECTAIFADMGFRVAEGPQVESDWYNFDALNIPDHHPARGEMDTFYMHRADGDDRPPHVLRTHTSPVQIRSMQEHGAPLRIICPGRVYRADFDQTHTPMFHQIEGLAIGRDISMANLKWVLEEFFTAFFGTKVKTRFRASHFPFTEPSAEVDIQCSFEGGTVKVGEGDDWLEVLGSGMVHPDVLRAGGIDPDEWQGFAFGMGIDRIAMLKYGIPDLRAFFDSDLRWLRHYGFNALQVPTLRGGV, encoded by the coding sequence ATGGACGAGCTTCGCACGAAATACCTGCCCCTGATCGACGCGGCGCAAGACGAGGCCGCGCTCGAGGAGCTGCGCCTCGCCGCGATCGGCAAGAAGGGCGAGGTGAGCCTCGCCATGCGCTCTCTCGGCAAGATGAGCGCGGAGGAACGGCAGGAAGCCGGGCCCCGGCTCAATGCGCTGAAGGACGAGATCACGTCCGCCATTGCCGCGAAGAAGGCCGCGCTCGCCGATGCGGCGCTCGATGCGCGCCTTTCGGAAGAATGGCTCGACGTGACGCTGCCGGGGCGTGGCGGCGCGCGCGGCGTGGCCGAGGGATCCGTGCATCCGGTAAGCCAGGTCTGGGAGGAATGCACCGCGATCTTCGCCGATATGGGCTTCCGCGTCGCCGAGGGCCCCCAGGTCGAAAGCGATTGGTACAATTTCGATGCGCTGAACATCCCCGACCATCACCCCGCCCGCGGCGAGATGGACACGTTCTACATGCACCGCGCGGACGGCGACGACCGCCCGCCGCACGTCCTTCGCACCCATACGTCGCCCGTTCAGATCCGCTCGATGCAGGAGCATGGCGCACCGCTCCGGATCATCTGCCCCGGCCGCGTCTATCGTGCCGATTTCGACCAGACGCACACGCCCATGTTCCACCAGATCGAGGGGCTCGCCATCGGGCGCGACATCTCGATGGCGAACCTGAAATGGGTGCTCGAGGAGTTCTTCACCGCCTTCTTCGGCACCAAGGTCAAGACCCGCTTCCGGGCCTCGCATTTCCCCTTCACCGAGCCGTCGGCCGAGGTCGACATCCAGTGCAGCTTCGAGGGCGGCACCGTGAAGGTGGGCGAAGGCGACGACTGGCTGGAAGTGCTGGGATCGGGCATGGTCCATCCCGATGTCCTGCGCGCCGGCGGGATCGATCCCGACGAATGGCAGGGCTTTGCCTTCGGCATGGGAATCGACCGGATCGCCATGCTGAAATACGGCATTCCCGACCTGCGCGCGTTCTTCGACAGCGACCTCCGCTGGCTCAGGCATTACGGATTCAACGCATTGCAGGTACCGACGCTCAGGGGCGGGGTCTGA
- a CDS encoding extensin family protein, whose translation MRLALLLPLMLAACALLPGGDRVSRDLPGVPICGDRTILGETIAPIEGRIAACGIDRPVRVFSVSGVTLSQPATLDCGTARALRTWVDRGAKPALRRRGGGLAELQVPAHYACRTRNHQAGAKISEHGRGRAIDISAFKLRDGSEITVLDHWDSWRRGRLLRRMHEAACGPFGTVLGPESDRFHRDHFHFDTASYRSGPYCR comes from the coding sequence ATGCGGCTCGCACTTCTCCTGCCCCTCATGCTTGCCGCCTGTGCGCTTCTGCCGGGGGGCGACCGGGTGAGCCGCGACCTTCCGGGTGTTCCGATCTGCGGCGATCGCACGATTCTGGGCGAGACGATCGCGCCGATCGAGGGGCGTATCGCTGCCTGCGGGATCGACCGTCCGGTGCGCGTCTTCAGCGTGTCAGGCGTGACGCTCAGCCAGCCCGCCACGCTCGATTGCGGAACGGCCCGCGCGCTCAGGACGTGGGTGGATCGCGGTGCGAAGCCCGCGCTCCGGCGGCGCGGCGGCGGTCTGGCCGAATTGCAGGTGCCTGCGCATTATGCCTGCCGGACCCGCAACCATCAGGCCGGGGCCAAGATCAGCGAACACGGCCGCGGCCGGGCGATCGACATCTCGGCCTTCAAGCTGCGTGACGGAAGCGAGATCACGGTTCTCGACCACTGGGACAGCTGGCGGCGGGGACGGCTTCTGCGCAGGATGCACGAAGCGGCCTGCGGGCCTTTCGGAACGGTCCTCGGGCCTGAATCCGACCGCTTTCACCGCGACCATTTCCACTTCGACACGGCAAGCTATCGGTCCGGGCCCTATTGCCGCTGA
- a CDS encoding YrhK family protein, whose amino-acid sequence MAWGLFRHENRQKSERSKRFYARVEIAYTFIDFSAAILFLAGSIMFFWSSLETPAIWCFTVGSVAFAVKPTLRLFREVRLAAMGDDGDISARE is encoded by the coding sequence TTGGCTTGGGGACTTTTCCGGCACGAGAACCGCCAGAAATCGGAACGATCCAAGCGCTTCTACGCGCGGGTCGAAATCGCATATACCTTCATCGATTTCTCCGCGGCGATCCTGTTTCTCGCAGGCTCGATCATGTTCTTCTGGAGCAGCCTCGAGACACCGGCGATCTGGTGTTTCACCGTGGGGTCGGTGGCCTTCGCCGTCAAACCCACGTTGCGCCTCTTCCGCGAAGTGAGGTTGGCCGCGATGGGCGATGACGGGGATATCTCGGCCCGGGAATGA
- the rpmI gene encoding 50S ribosomal protein L35 gives MPKMKTKSSAKKRFKVTATGKVVGGYAGKRHGMIKRSTKFIRDARGTRVLSEPDQKLAKTYMPYAR, from the coding sequence ATGCCCAAGATGAAGACGAAATCGAGCGCGAAGAAGCGCTTCAAGGTGACAGCCACCGGCAAGGTGGTCGGCGGATACGCCGGCAAGCGGCACGGCATGATCAAGCGCAGCACGAAGTTCATTCGTGACGCGCGCGGAACCCGCGTTCTGAGCGAGCCCGATCAGAAGCTCGCCAAAACCTACATGCCTTACGCCCGCTAA